In Planctomycetia bacterium, one DNA window encodes the following:
- a CDS encoding NAD(P)-dependent oxidoreductase: MSQPFAQDRALRLANNFADLEPRYSPSEALAEAARCLFCFDAPCTRACPTHIDVPKFIRQILHKNEIGAAETILSANIFGGSCARACPTEVLCEGACVDGTMLKEPVKIGRLQRFACDAAADQGVEFFEAAPDTGRRVAIVGGGPAGLTCAHELRKHGHAVTVFEAREMPGGINTYGIARYKYDTAFALSEVQRVLAIGGIDLRLNSPMNGADVAQLLADYDAVFLAIGLGRTAPLGIPGEDLSGVWEALDFVFQTHTKPLEQCEVGQRVVVIGGGNTAVDVATAAVRLGAEHVTIAYRRTAADMPAFAYEYELAKADGIAWEFSAAPVRVVGQGGKATAVEFMRTRAAGGGGAAAGPSGGRSAKLETIPGSNFTLECDMVVKALGQEPLIDLLQAIPGLKTDKGRVLIDDAGRTSVPKLFAGGDCTSRGAEVVDAVQAGKVAAAGIDAMFAAAKP; the protein is encoded by the coding sequence ATGAGCCAACCCTTTGCCCAGGACCGTGCGCTGCGACTCGCCAATAACTTCGCCGATCTCGAACCGCGATACTCGCCCTCCGAAGCCCTCGCCGAGGCCGCCCGCTGCCTGTTCTGCTTCGACGCCCCCTGCACCCGGGCCTGTCCCACGCACATTGACGTCCCCAAGTTCATTCGCCAGATCCTTCACAAAAACGAAATCGGAGCGGCCGAAACGATCCTCTCCGCCAACATTTTCGGCGGCTCCTGCGCGCGGGCCTGCCCCACCGAAGTCCTCTGCGAAGGCGCCTGCGTCGACGGCACGATGTTGAAGGAACCAGTCAAGATCGGTCGCCTGCAACGATTCGCCTGCGACGCCGCGGCCGACCAGGGCGTCGAGTTCTTCGAAGCCGCTCCGGACACCGGACGCCGCGTCGCCATCGTCGGCGGCGGACCGGCGGGACTCACCTGCGCCCACGAACTTCGCAAGCACGGCCATGCGGTGACCGTCTTCGAGGCGCGCGAGATGCCCGGCGGCATCAACACCTACGGGATCGCGCGATACAAATACGACACCGCCTTCGCACTCTCCGAGGTGCAGCGCGTCCTGGCCATTGGAGGAATCGACCTTCGTCTGAATAGCCCGATGAACGGGGCCGACGTGGCGCAGCTTCTCGCCGACTACGACGCCGTCTTCCTCGCGATCGGCCTGGGGCGCACGGCGCCGCTGGGCATCCCGGGTGAAGACCTCTCCGGTGTCTGGGAGGCGCTGGATTTTGTCTTTCAAACGCACACCAAGCCGCTGGAACAATGCGAAGTCGGCCAGCGCGTCGTCGTCATCGGCGGCGGAAATACAGCCGTCGATGTCGCGACGGCCGCGGTGCGACTGGGGGCGGAACACGTCACGATCGCCTATCGACGGACGGCCGCGGACATGCCGGCCTTCGCCTACGAGTACGAACTGGCGAAGGCCGACGGAATCGCGTGGGAGTTTTCGGCCGCGCCGGTGCGGGTCGTCGGGCAGGGTGGTAAAGCGACAGCAGTAGAATTCATGCGAACGCGCGCGGCAGGGGGCGGTGGTGCCGCCGCGGGCCCGTCGGGCGGCCGATCCGCGAAGCTGGAGACGATTCCGGGATCAAACTTCACGCTCGAATGCGACATGGTGGTAAAGGCGCTGGGCCAGGAACCACTGATCGATCTGCTGCAAGCGATTCCCGGTTTGAAAACCGACAAGGGTCGCGTACTGATCGACGACGCCGGACGCACCAGCGTGCCGAAGCTGTTCGCCGGCGGCGACTGCACCAGCCGCGGGGCCGAGGTCGTTGACGCCGTGCAGGCGGGCAAGGTGGCTGCGGCGGGGATCGATGCGATGTTCGCGGCGGCCAAGCCTTGA
- a CDS encoding heavy metal sensor histidine kinase has product MARSVRTRITLLATGVTLGVSTLVCVGVYLALHFALYREVDSFLEGEVHEFRAILTHEQDDDLKEVEREIRAELGSRSNSDLVFRLLRTDGYLLITSDPNDRFPNPWKDSASKTPKASAAWFETIEQPSDPPYRISAQIEQLPVHGDVIIQAAYRLDRVQRSLAMCMVFCIAALVIATALAIIGGRAVARGSMAPVVRITKAARQISAQRLSTRVPLAGSHDELDALAQTLNDMLNRVERSFRQIQQFTADAAHELRTPLTALRGSAEHVLAQPRTESELRAVIEKSLEYYHLLGRVTDDLLLLARLDAGKEPLRFEQFSLSRAVDDVVDLYRPLADEHGIQLNCRRENGEVFVVGDSGKIRRVLNNLLDNSIKYMGGAGTVEVALVQEKSVVLLTVCDTGPGISPEDLPHVFERFYRSDRARSARRDAAMRSAGLGLAICRSIVHAHGGEISLECQTDQGTVVAIHLPLENHGSEN; this is encoded by the coding sequence GTGGCAAGAAGTGTACGAACGCGAATCACCCTTCTCGCCACCGGAGTGACGCTCGGTGTTTCGACATTGGTCTGCGTCGGCGTGTATCTCGCGCTTCACTTTGCACTGTATCGCGAGGTGGACAGCTTTCTTGAAGGCGAGGTGCACGAGTTCCGAGCCATCTTGACCCACGAGCAAGATGATGACTTGAAAGAAGTCGAACGGGAAATTCGTGCCGAACTCGGTTCCCGGAGCAACAGCGACCTTGTGTTTCGTCTCTTGCGTACAGATGGCTACCTGCTTATCACGAGCGACCCGAACGATCGCTTTCCCAACCCTTGGAAGGATTCGGCGAGTAAAACTCCGAAAGCCTCAGCGGCCTGGTTCGAGACGATCGAGCAGCCCTCAGACCCACCCTATCGAATCTCCGCGCAGATTGAGCAACTGCCCGTTCACGGCGACGTCATCATTCAGGCAGCGTATCGGCTGGACCGCGTTCAACGCTCGCTCGCAATGTGCATGGTGTTTTGCATCGCCGCACTCGTGATCGCGACGGCGCTGGCGATCATCGGCGGGCGCGCTGTCGCCCGAGGCAGCATGGCCCCAGTTGTTCGAATTACAAAAGCGGCACGGCAGATCAGCGCGCAACGGTTGTCGACGCGCGTTCCTCTGGCCGGCTCCCATGACGAGCTGGATGCGCTGGCGCAGACGCTCAATGACATGCTCAATCGCGTGGAACGCAGTTTCCGCCAGATTCAGCAGTTCACCGCCGACGCCGCTCACGAGTTGCGTACGCCCTTGACCGCCTTAAGAGGCTCGGCCGAACACGTGCTTGCACAACCGCGAACCGAATCCGAGCTGCGGGCAGTGATCGAAAAGAGCCTCGAATACTATCATTTGCTGGGCCGAGTGACGGATGATCTCCTATTGCTTGCGCGGCTCGATGCCGGCAAGGAACCGCTTCGTTTTGAACAATTCAGCTTGTCGAGAGCGGTTGACGACGTGGTGGATCTCTACCGGCCCCTCGCCGACGAACACGGTATCCAGTTGAATTGCCGCCGCGAGAACGGCGAAGTGTTCGTAGTGGGGGACTCGGGCAAAATTCGCCGCGTACTGAACAATCTGTTGGACAACTCGATCAAGTACATGGGCGGCGCCGGCACGGTGGAAGTGGCGCTGGTTCAAGAAAAGAGCGTGGTCTTGCTCACAGTGTGCGATACAGGACCGGGCATTTCGCCGGAGGACCTGCCGCACGTGTTTGAGCGCTTTTACCGAAGCGACCGGGCGCGATCCGCACGTCGAGACGCGGCCATGCGGAGCGCCGGGCTGGGCTTGGCAATCTGTCGGTCGATTGTCCATGCCCATGGGGGTGAAATCTCGCTCGAATGTCAAACTGACCAAGGTACGGTCGTGGCAATTCACCTGCCCTTGGAGAATCACGGCAGCGAGAATTGA
- a CDS encoding response regulator transcription factor — MRALVVEDEPVVAAFVEGCLREASMAVDVASDGDEGFRLAIQNPYDVIVLDLMLPIRDGFSVVRGLRSEGVKSPVICLTARDAVDDRVRGLDCGADDYLVKPFSPSELLARIRALVRRTSTVSTNPIRVGDLMIDVVARHVERAGRRIDLSSREFALLEYLARNAGHVLTRSMILEKVWDMNQDPLTNAVDVQMTRLRKKVDHGFGSMLIHTIRGVGFVLREN, encoded by the coding sequence CATTGGTTGTGGAGGATGAACCGGTCGTTGCTGCTTTCGTGGAGGGCTGCCTCCGCGAGGCATCCATGGCCGTGGACGTGGCGTCCGATGGCGACGAGGGCTTCAGGCTCGCGATTCAGAATCCGTACGACGTGATCGTTCTCGACCTGATGCTTCCCATCCGGGATGGGTTCAGCGTCGTTCGCGGGCTTCGATCCGAAGGTGTGAAGTCCCCCGTCATCTGCCTGACGGCGCGCGATGCGGTTGATGATCGCGTCAGGGGTCTTGACTGCGGGGCGGATGATTATCTCGTTAAGCCGTTCAGCCCGTCGGAACTGCTGGCGCGAATTCGCGCCCTGGTCCGTCGGACCTCCACCGTCTCCACAAACCCAATACGCGTGGGCGACCTCATGATCGACGTGGTCGCTCGACATGTTGAACGGGCGGGTCGCCGTATTGACCTCTCGTCGCGCGAATTTGCTTTGTTGGAGTACCTCGCGCGCAACGCCGGGCACGTGCTGACTCGATCCATGATCCTCGAAAAAGTGTGGGACATGAACCAGGATCCGCTGACCAATGCCGTTGACGTGCAGATGACCCGGCTACGGAAAAAAGTCGATCACGGGTTCGGCTCCATGCTCATCCACACGATTCGAGGCGTCGGATTCGTTCTGCGAGAGAATTAA